A stretch of Ipomoea triloba cultivar NCNSP0323 chromosome 13, ASM357664v1 DNA encodes these proteins:
- the LOC116001903 gene encoding nuclear pore complex protein NUP205 isoform X1 yields the protein MVSPKHLLTLIESSLLGPTPPPPSQKVELLHAIRHSLPSLRSLVSYPPPKPSDRAQVQSKEVRLPDSGPISLDDQDVQIALKLSDDLHLNEIECVRLLISANQEWGLLGRDPLEILRLAAGLWYTERRDLITALYMLLRAVVLDQGLDADLVTDLQRYLEDLINAGVRQRLITLIKELNREEPAGLGGPNCELYILDSRGALVERRAVVSRERLILTHCLILSVLIVRASPKDIKDVFSALKDSAVELNSNTDTLKQQITHGLLFSLVVALVSDALSAVPDKASILTRDASFRHEFQESVMVTVEDPVVKGYVSCVRHAWLVHLMLIHDGVDAQETGPIVSSHDLRHINTCLDVIFSDNVFQFWMKNILQTPAYQNDDEDMVYMYNAYLHKMMTCFLSHPLARDKVKEVKDKAMTELSPYRMASSHDHMVDRSMHAQKTEPAPQAFISLLEFVSEIYQREPELLSGNDVLWTFVYFAGEDHTNFHTLVAFLKMLSTLASSAEGSSKVFELLQGKTFRSIGWSTLFSCLSIYEEKFKQAIQSPGAMLPEIEEGDAKALVAYLNVLQKVVEKANPIERKNWFADIEPLFKLLGYENVPPYLKGALRNTIASFINISPVMKDTIWRYLEQYDLPVVVGHLAGSTGQPMATQVYDMRFELNEIEARREQYPSTISFINLLNTLIAEEKDVTDRGRRFIGIFRFIYDQVFGPFPQRAYADPSEKWQLVIACLNHFRMMLSMYDIRDEDIDSIADDSRLSDVGQSAPLQMQLPVIELMKDFMSGKSVFRNVMSILSPGVNFLINERTSQSHGQLLEKAVLLSLEIIVLILEKDLIVSDFWRPVYQPLDVILSQDHNQVLALLEYVRYDMQPHIQLCSIKIMSVLSSRMVGLVQLLLKSNAAGCLIEDYAACLELRSEECQFIEDSNEDPGILILQLLIDNISRPAPNITHLLLKFDLDSPIERTMLQPKFHYSCLKVILDQLEKLFKPDANALLHEFGFQLLYELCIDPLTCGPIMDLLSTKRYQFFIKHVDTIGVAPLPKRNNSQALRISSLHQRAWLLKLLAVELHAADMSSSTHREACQSIISELFGLGNSDDSIAPGSPKIAGAKMISKNKVLELLDIVQFKTPDTSSKSSQIVSSVKYGFLAEDILSNPATTEKGGLYYYSERGDRLIDMTAFRDKLWQKYNLYNPQLSSFGTDAELNEIRETVQQLLRWGWKYNKNLEEQAAQLHVLTGWSHVVEICASRRLSSLQSRTEILFQLLDASLNASGSPDCSLKMAQILTQVGLTCMAKLRDVRFLCPGGLQSETVTYLDIIMTKQLSNGSCHSILFKLIMAILRQESSEALRRRQYTLLLSYFQYCQHMLDPSIPNSVMQFFPMDEQDNEDSDLEKIVKDQAELSHANFSILRKDAQAILDLVIKDATHGSESGKTVSLYVLDALISIDHEKFFLNQLQSRGFLRSCLISINNFSYQDGFPLESMQRVCTLEAELALLLRISYKYRKSGAQVLFSMDALEHISSCKALKMQIKGSHHRFETKFGRELSVDVDKQRMVIAPILRLVFSLTSLVDTSEFFQVSNKVVRGVLEFIRGHALLFDQILREDLSGADELTMEQVNLVVSILTKIWPYEASDDYGFVQGLFTMMRVIFSLDLDSFISNKSMCYIENRRKAEVNTSCLCFSLSSYLYFLVTKKSLRLQVSDGPMDYRASAGQQQPTLALLGFLLNSLTTALEKAAEERYLLFNKIQDINELSRQEVDEIINMCARQGSVSSSENIQKRRYIAMMEMCRIVGDRNKLITILLLVSENVMNIILFHFQDSSYECNSSESVKRLTYGSKPDTNEGFSLFCGKLISTLERLGLLSEDKIGHDLKVFHRLASSLKETAIQKLAL from the exons ATGGTGTCACCGAAGCACTTACTCACCTTAATCGAGTCCTCCCTATTGGGGCCCACTCCTCCTCCGCCGTCGCAGAAGGTGGAGCTGCTCCACGCCATCCGCCACTCCCTCCCTTCTCTCCGCTCCCTCGTCTCCTACCCG CCTCCAAAGCCCTCAGACAGAGCTCAAGTACAGTCTAAAGAAGTGAGACTTCCGGATTCTGGTCCAATATCACTTGATGATCAGGATGTTCAGATA GCGTTGAAATTGAGTGATGATCTCCATCTTAATGAGATAGAATGCGTGCGATTACTTATTTCTGCTAATCAGGAG TGGGGTTTATTGGGGCGAGATCCTTTAGAAATTCTGCGCCTTGCTGCAGGACTTTGGTATACTGAGAGAAGAGATCTAATAACAGCACTTTACATGCtattaagg GCTGTTGTCCTTGATCAAGGACTTGATGCTGATCTTGTGACAGACCTACAGAGATATTTGGAGGATCTTATTAATGCAGGAGTTAGACAGCGGTTGATTACACTAATAAAG GAACTGAATCGAGAAGAACCAGCTGGCTTGGGTGGGCCGAACTGTGAACTCTATATTCTTGATTCCAGAGGTGCTCTAGTGGAACGGAGAGCTGTGGTTTCTAGGGAAAGGCTCATTCTTACTCATTGCCTTATCCTCTCTGTTTTGATTGTACGGGCAA GCCCCAAAGATATAAAAGATGTCTTTTCTGCTCTGAAAGACAGTGCAGTGGAACTTAATTCGAACACTGATACCTTAAAACAACAG ATAACACATGGCCTCCTTTTTTCTCTTGTGGTTGCTTTAGTATCAGATGCATTGAGTGCAGTTCCTGATAAAGCATCTATCTTGACTAGAGATGCTTCATTTCGGCATGAATTCCAGGAATCT GTAATGGTTACTGTGGAAGATCCTGTTGTTAAAGGCTATGTTAGTTGTGTAAGGCATGCTTGGCTTGTACATTTAATGTTAATCCATGATGGAGTTGATGCTCAAGAGACGGGGCCTATTGTCTCGTCACATGACCTGCGACACATTAACACATGCTTGGATGTCATATTCTCTGACAATGTTTTCCAGTTTTGGATGAAGAACATTCTTCAAACTCCTGCTTATCAG AACGACGATGAGGATATGGTTTATATGTATAATGCTTATTTGCACAAGATGATGACCTGCTTTCTGTCTCATCCTCTTGCCCGAGATAAG GTCAAAGAAGTAAAAGACAAGGCTATGACTGAACTTAGTCCATATCGCATGGCCAGTTCTCATGACCATATGGTGGATAGAAGCATGCATGCTCAGAAGACTGAACCAGCACCTCAAGCTTTTATCTCTCTTTTAGAGTTTGTTAGTGAAATTTATCAG AGGGAACCTGAGCTGCTGTCTGGCAATGATGTCTTGTGGACTTTTGTCTACTTTGCTGGTGAGGACCACACTAATTTTCATACACTTGTTGCATTTTTGAAGATGCTGAGTACCTTG GCTTCTAGTGCTGAGGGTTCATCCAAAGTTTTTGAGTTACTTCAAGGCAAGACATTCCGTTCTATAGGGTGGAGTACTCTATTCAGTTGCTTATCAATTTATGAAGAGAAGTTTAAACAAGCCATCCAGAGTCCTGGTGCAATGTTACCTGAGATAGAAGAAGGAGATGCCAAAGCTCTTGTTGCATACTTGAATGTTCTACAAAAG GTTGTTGAAAAGGCAAATCCCATTGAACGAAAGAATTGGTTTGCTGATATTGAGCCATTATTCAAACTACTTGGATATGAAAATGTGCCTCCTTATCTTAAG GGTGCTTTGCGAAATACAATTGCTAGTTTCATTAACATTTCTCCTGTTATGAAAGATACGATTTGGAGATATTTAGAGCAGTATGATTTACCAGTAGTTGTTGGACATCTTGCTGGCAGTACTGGACAACCAATGGCAACACAG GTTTATGATATGCGATTTGAGCTGAATGAAATAGAAGCAAGAAGGGAACAATACCCTTCGACTATTTCATTCATTAATTTGTTAAATACTCTCATTGCTGAGGAGAAGGATGTTACTGATAGAGGGCGCAG ATTCATTGGCATTTTTAGATTCATTTATGACCAGGTGTTTGGGCCATTTCCCCAGAGAGCCTATGCAGATCCTTCTGAGAAATGGCAGCTGGTCATTGCTTGCCTCAATCATTTCCGGAT GATGCTCAGCATGTATGACATCAGGGATGAAGATATTGACAGTATTGCTGATGATTCTCGTCTTTCTGATGTGGGACAATCTGCTCCCCTTCAAATGCAGCTCCCAGTTATTGAGCTGATGAAA GATTTTATGAGTGGTAAAAGTGTTTTCCGGAATGTTATGAGTATTCTTTCACCTGGAGTTAATTTCCTTATAAATGAAAGAACAAGTCAAAGTCATGGACAACTTCTTGAAAAGGCAGTCCTCCTTTCGCTGGAGATTATAGTTCTCATTTTAGAGAAAGATTTAATTGTTTCTGATTTCTGGCGCCCTGTATACCAG CCCTTGGACGTCATTCTTTCTCAAGACCATAATCAAGTTCTGGCATTGTTGGAGTATGTCCGATATGATATGCAGCCTCATATTCAGCTATGCTCTATTAAAATAATGAGTGTCCTAAG TTCTCGCATGGTTGGGCTTGTTCAGCTACTCTTGAAATCCAATGCTGCAGGGTGCTTGATTGAGGATTATGCTGCTTGCTTAGAGTTACGCTCTGAAGAATGCCAATTTATTGAGGATAGCAATGAAGATCCCGGTATACTCATACTGCAA CTTCTTATTGATAATATCAGCAGGCCTGCCCCTAATATCACACACTTGTTGCTCAAGTTTGATCTTGATAGCCCTATTGAGAGGACCATGCTTCAGCCAAAATTTCATTACAG TTGCTTGAAGGTCATTCTCGATCAACTGGAAAAGCTTTTCAAACCAGATGCCAATGCTTTGCTACACGAATTTGGTTTTCAG CTTCTCTATGAGTTGTGCATAGATCCGTTAACTTGTGGTCCTATTATGGATTTGTTAAGCACTAAAAGATATCAGTTCTTCATAAAG CATGTGGATACAATTGGTGTTGCTCCACTTCCAAAAAGAAATAATAGCCAGGCACTTCGCATCAGTTCCCTTCATCAG AGAGCATGGCTTTTGAAGCTGTTAGCTGTAGAATTACATGCTGCAGATATGTCTAGTTCTACACATCGAGAAGCTTGTCAAAGTATTATATCTGAACTATTTGGACTGGGCAATTCTGATGATTCCATTGCTCCAGGCAGTCCTAAGATTGCTGGAGCAAAAATGATTAGTAAGAACAAG GTGCTAGAATTGCTTGATATTGTTCAATTTAAGACTCCCGATACTTCATCGAAGTCTTCCCAGATTGTTTCTAGTGTTAAGTATGGGTTTCTG GCAGAGGATATACTTAGCAACCCTGCTACTACTGAGAAAGGTGGTTTGTATTATTACTCAGAGCGTGGAGACCGTTTGATTGACATGACTGCATTTCGCGACAAACTTTGGCAG aaatataatttgtataatcCCCAGCTAAGCTCCTTTGGCACTGATGCTGAGCTTAATGAAATTCGTGAAACGGTACAACAATTGTTGAGATGGGGATGGAAATACAACAAAAATCTTGAAGAACAAGCAGCTCAGCTTCATGTGCTAACTGGCTGGTCTCATGTTGTTGAG ATTTGTGCATCTAGAAGATTATCCTCTCTTCAAAGTCGAACTGAAATATTGTTTCA GTTACTAGATGCCTCGCTCAATGCTTCTGGTTCTCCTGACTGTTCACTGAAGATGGCACAGATTTTGACCCAG gTTGGTCTAACATGCATGGCGAAGCTTCGTGATGTGCGATTTTTATGCCCTGGTGGCTTACAATCTGAGACTGTCACTTACCTTGATATAATAATGACAAAGCAGTTATCTAATGGTTCATGCCACTCTATTTTGTTCAAACTTATAATGGCAATTCTCAGACAAGAATCATCCGAAGCTTTGAGGAGGCG TCAATACACATTGCTTCTTAGCTATTTCCAGTACTGTCAGCATATGCTTGATCCTAGTATACCTAACTCAGTGATGCAGTTCTTTCCAATGGATGAGCAGGATAATGAAGATTCTGATCTTGAAAAG ATTGTCAAAGATCAGGCTGAATTATCACATGCAAACTTTTCTATTTTGAGGAAGGATGCTCAAGCAATTCTTGATTTG GTCATAAAAGATGCAACTCATGGAAGTGAATCTGGAAAAACAGTCTCTCTTTATGTTTTGGATGCACTTATTTCTATTGATCACGAGAAGTTTTTCTTGAACCAACTTCAAAGCCGAGGCTTCCTCAGGTCTTGCCTTATAAGCATCAATAACTTTTCATATCAG GATGGATTTCCTTTGGAGTCAATGCAGCGTGTCTGCACTCTTGAAGCAGAACTTGCTCTGTTGTTGAGAATAAGCTATAAATACAGGAAATCGGGGGCACAGGTTCTATTTTCAATGGATGCATTGGAGCATATTTCTTCATGCAAAGCGCTAAAAATGCAAATTAAG GGAAGCCACCACCGGTttgagactaaatttggaaGAGAATTGTCTGTTGATGTTGACAAACAACGCATGGTTATTGCTCCAATACTTAGATTGGTGTTCTCTTTGACTTCATTAGTTGACACATCTGAATTCTTTCAG GTTTCAAATAAAGTTGTCCGAGGAGTTCTAGAATTTATTAGAGGGCATGCATTACTCTTTGACCAGATTCTTCGTGAGGATCTTTCTGGTGCTGATGAGTTGACAATGGAACAAGTAAATTTAGTGGTCAGCATACTTACAAAG ATATGGCCATATGAAGCAAGTGATGATTATGGCTTTGTCCAAGGGCTGTTCACTATGATGCGTGTTATTTTCTCACTTGATCTAGATTCATTTATTTCAAACAAATCAATGTGCTATATAGAG AATCGTAGGAAGGCTGAAGTAAACACATCTTGTCTCTGCTTTAGTCTGAGCTCTTATCTATATTTTCTGGTCACAAAGAAGTCTCTACGGCTCCAG GTCTCTGATGGTCCAATGGACTATCGTGCTTCTGCTGGACAACAACAGCCAACTTTGGCTTTGCTTGGATTTCTTCTGAACTCTCTCACTACTGCTCTGGAAAAGGCTGCTGAGGAGAGATATCTTCTGTTTAACAAG ATTCAAGATATCAATGAATTATCAAGACAAGAAGTTGATGAAATTATCAATATGTGCGCTCGCCAAGGTTCTGTTTCGTCAtcagaaaatatacaaaaaag GAGATATATTGCAATGATGGAGATGTGTCGAATTGTTGGAGACAGAAATAAGCTTATTACCATATTGCTTCTGGTTTCTGAAAATGTCATGAACATTATCCTGTTCCATTTTCAAGACAG TTCTTATGAATGTAATTCTAGTGAGTCTGTAAAAAGGCTCACATATGGTTCGAAGCCTGATACTAATGAGGGGTTCAGCTTGTTTTGTGGGAAATTAATTTCCACCCTCGAAAGGCTTGGATTGCTAAGCGAG GACAAAATCGGACACGACCTAAAAGTATTCCACAGACTGGCAAGTTCTCTCAAGGAAACGGCGATTCAAAAGTTAGCTTTGTGA